The genomic segment GAGGTCTCATGGCAGCGCTCGCGACCACGCGGTACCCGCTGATGTGGCTGAACGGCGAGAGTGACCGCGTCGCCCTGTACGCCCTGCGTGACGTCAGCGCGGGTGATCTGTGCGATCTCGCGCAGGAGTTCACCGTGCTGAAGAGGGCGGTGATCATGGGGACGACGGTGGCTGCCGCTACGAGCGCCACGGTGGGCACGGGCGCCGACGCCACCAAGGTCACGATCCCTGCGGGCGCGTCCCGCGACGCGGGCTACCTGCTCGTCTACGGCGCCGCCGGACCTGCCTGATGCCGGGCAGCGACCGCTCCCTCTGGGGTCCGAACGTCGGCACGGCGGATGGCACCGACTTCGAGGGCGGTACGGCGGGCTGGTCGATCGGCACGCAGGCGTCCGCGATGGCGCAGAGCACGGAGCAGGCGCACCGGGGTACGCAGTCGCTCAAGTTCACGCGGAATGCCACAGCGGCCGGTGAGCTGGCGGTGACCAGCACGGTCTTCCCGGTCGCTGCATCCACCCCGTACGTCTTCCAGGGGTGGGTCTACACGGCGGTCGCCGCCGGGGTCATCAAAATCGACTTCGACTATTACCAGGCCAACGGCACCACCTATGTGTCGAGCTTCGTCGACGCGGTGCCGGACACGGCATGCACGCAGAACGACTGGACGCGGCTTGGTCCCAGCAGCTTCACGACGCCCGCGCTGACCGGGTACGTCCGCGTGATTCCCGTCAGCGTCAGCGGCTTCGCCAACACCAACACGCTGTACCTGGACGACCTCTTCATGGGCCGCCTGCTCGTGCCGCGCGGCCAGCTCGTCATGCCGCAGGCCCTGATCCGGGGATCGACGCGATAGGGGGGCCTGTGGCGCAGTACATCGCCTTCAACTGCGCGCTCGATGCGACGACCGGGGTGCTCGCAGGCACGTCGTACGCGGCGGGCGCCAAGGTCGCCATCCAGCTCGCACCGCCGTCCACGATCAGTCTGCGGGTCATCGAGTGGGGGGTCAGCTTCAACGGCTCCGCGGCGGGCACGCCGTCGGTGTGCACACTCGCGCAGGCGAGCGCCGCGTCCACCTGCTCCTCTGCCCATAGCACCAGCACGATCGTGCCCGTCGGCGACAACGCGAAGACATCCAGTCTGACGATGGGAACGACGTCGTCGGGCTACGGCAACGGGGCGATCACGACGAACACGACGGAGCGTGAGTTCGCCGCCGCCTTCGTCGGCCCCACGAGCCAGTACGAGAAGCAGTTCCCTTTGGGACGCGACTACATCGTGCTGCCGTCGAAGTTCCTGCAACTCCGGATCAACACTGCGGCCACGCTGACCGCCATCGCGTACATCGTCTTCGAGGAGTGCTGAGCCGGGGGCGGTGACTCATGGCCCGTCTCGGTCGCGGCACTCCCGCATCCGCGTACGTCCGCGTCCTGGCGCAGCCGCTCGCCCCACTGGACGCGGTGCCGGATGCGGAGCCCACTGCCGCGACGGGGACGGCGCACACCGTGCTCCCGGACGTGCAGGCCCTGCCGGACGCGGCGTCGGGCACGGGAACGACGCCGGACGCGACGGTCATCGTCGACGTCCCCGCCAGCGTGGCCGCAGCCGCCGGTACTGCCTATGACGCGACGGTGACGGTCGGAGCTGCGTCAGCCGAGGCAGGCGGTACCGGTGCTGCGGTCACCCCGTCCGAGGACATCACCGCCCCGGTCGGCGCGGCTGATACCGCGGGCGCCGCCCTGGCGGCCGTGCCCGGTGCGGGTGCCGCGCCGCCGGAGGCCGCAGCGGCGGGCACGGCGTACGCGCCCTCCACGGACGCGGTGGTCGGCGCCGGTACGGCGGCTGCTCTGGGCACGGCGCCGGATGCATTGCCCGCCGCCGGGGCGCTGGCGGATGCAGTCACGGCCGACGGCACGGTCACCGACGCGACGGTCACCACGAGTCAGACCACGAACGCCCCGGCGCAGACCGCGACGGGCGCCGGGGCGGCCCTGACCGCCGCTGCGGACATGGCTCCCGTGGCCGGCGCAGGGGCTGCCGCGGGTGCAGCCGGCGACCTGGCCCCGAGCGCCGTGGCGGATGCAGCGGCAGGTGCCGCCGCCGCGCTCGATGCCACCGTGGACATCACCACGGGCGCCGACGCGGCGACCGGCGTGGGTGCCTGTGACGGCTCACCCGGCGATGCCGCAGAGCTGAGTCCGGTGCCGCAGGCGGCTGAGGCTGTCGGCGAGGCCCTGGACGTCACCGCCCCGGTGAATACGTACGCTCCGGTGCCGCGCATCGACATCGACGGCACGGTGACCGCGTCGGGCGTCCTGCATGTCACGGCTCCGGTGCCGGTGGTCGACCTCGCCGGATCTTCAACTGTCAGTGGTGCTTCATCAACTGTTGCCCCTGTGCCGGTCGTTGACATCGACGGCGCCGCGACCGCGTCCGGCACGATGAGCGTGACGGCTCCCGCGCCCGTTGTCGCGATGGACGCGACGGCGACGACCGGCGGTCCGCTCGCGGTCACCGCCCCAGCGCCGCTGGTCGACGCCAACGCGACGGTCACGGTTGTCGGCGAGCTGGAGGTCACCGCGCCGCATCCGGTCGTGCAGGCGCACGGCGTCATCGCGGCGCCCGGTGTGATCAGCATGGTTGCCCCGGTGCCGGTCGTCGACGTCAACGTCATGGCGACGGCTTCGGGCGTATTCGAGGTCACGGCGCCCGCTCCGGTCTTCACGGGGCTTGGGCACGGCAGGCCCACCGGTCCGCGCGTCGTCATCGTGGCAGAGGAGCCGCGCACCCTGTACGTCGCTGCGGAGTCCCGCAGGGTCCGGGTGCCGGAGGACGACCGCGTCCTGGTGGTGTCCCGCGAGAGCCGCACGGTCCGCATCCCCGCAGAGATCCGAGAGCTGGAACCAGTGGGGTGATCTCGCATGTCCGACGACTTCCGCGAGACCATCCGCGACGGCGACAAGCGCGCGCAGCTCGAAGCGATCCGTGATCGTCTCGCCCTGGAAATGTCCGGCGAGTTCGACTGCTGCTCATGTGGCAAGCCGCGGCGATCTGCGGGCAGTGAGACCGCGGCCCTGGCACTGCGCCTGGTCAAGGTCATCGAGGATCTGGACTCCATCCCGAAGACCTCGGAGAAGTCCCAGCTCGATGAGCTGCGCGAGCGCCGCACGGGCGGCACAACGGGCGCCGCGCGCCGTCAGAACAGCCGCGGCCGTCGCAGGGGCTCCGGGGCATGAGCGGTGTTGTCATCCCGGGGCGCGGCGACCAGCGGCCCCGGATACTCAGTGCGCCGCCGCGCGTGTCCAGCGCGGGCGCCGATGTTGCGGAGCTGGCGGAGATCGCCGGTCTCCCCATGGACCCGTGGCAGCGCCTGGTGCTGGACGAGGCCCTGGGGCAGCGCCGTGACGGCTCCTGGTCCGCCTTTGAGGTGGGTCTCGTGGTGGGCCGCCAGAACGGCAAGGGCGCCATCCTCGAAGCCGTCGAACTGGCCTCGCTGTACCTCTTCGACGAAGAGCTGTGCATCCACAGCGCGCACCTCTTCGACACCAGCCTCGAAGCCTTCAAGCGCATCCTCGGACTGATCGAGAACACGCCCGACCTGGAACGCATGGTCAGACGGGTGTCCCGCTCGCACGGCGAAGAGGGCATCGAGGTCTTCCGCGACGGGGCCCTGCGCCGCCTGCGCTTCCGGAGCAGGACCGCAGGGGGCGGACGCGGCTTCACGTGTGACCGCCTCGTGCTGGACGAAGCAATGGTCCTCACTGACCAGGCGGTGGGCTCGATCCTGCCGACGCTGTCCGCCGTGCCGGACCCGCAGGTCTGGTACACGGGATCGTCCGGCACCAAGACGTCCACCGCGCTCGGACGGGTCCGCGCCCGCGGTCTCAAGGGCGGCGACCCTCGCTTGTGCTACCTGGAGTGGAGCGTCGATCCCTGCACGCAGTTCTGCCCGCCGCTGTGCGAGGACCATGACGCACAGGACTTCACGCCTGACCCGCGCTGGTCGCAGGAGGAGCACGACCGGCAACTGTCTCGCCTGTACGCGAGCTACCCGAAGGCGAATCCTGGCTTCGGCATCCGCATCGGCGGGGTGCACTCCCCGGAACGTTCCATCGAGCACATCGAGGCCGAACGCCGCAGCATGAGCGCGGAGGAGTTCGGGCGCGAGCGGCTCGGGGTGGGGGACTGGCCTGTTGAGGGCGAGTCGTGGCGAGTCATCGACGAGGCGTCGTGGAAGGCGTGCGTCGACACCGCGTCCATGCCGGACGGCGAGCTGTCCTTCGGTGTCGAGCTGGCGCCCGACCGCAAGTCCGGCTGTATCTGCGTCGCCGGACTGAACGCCGACTCCCTCACGCACGTCGAGATCACCAGCGACGGTGAGCAGCTGCTCGATCACCGCTCCGGGGACCGCTGGATCGTGCCGCGCCTGGTGGAGCTGCACAAGCGGTGGCGGCCCAGGGCGGTGGTCATCAACCGGGCCGGCCAGACCGGCGCCCTGGTCCGTTCGCTCGAAGACAAGGGCATCACGGTGATCTCGCCGACCGCCCGTGAGTTCGCGCAGGCCTGCGGCTCTTTCGCCAGTGCGGTCGTGCCGATGCGCGGCCATCACCCCACGCTCGTGCACCTGGATCAGGTCCCGCTGAGCACGGCCGTGGCAGGCGCCGACAAGCGCACCGTCGCCGACCTGTGGGCGTGGGACCAGCGGTTGGCAGCCGTCGACATCTCACCTCTGCAGGCCGCGACGCTCGCCGTGTGGGGCCTGCAGCAGAAGCCCGCCAGGAAGCCCGTCGAAGCCGGATGCGCCTGGGGGTGACTGCGTGGCCTGGTCGTGGAAGTGGCCTTTCTACACGCGCCCTACCAAGTCCTTCGTGCAGCCCGACTTCTGGTCCTTGGATGCCTCCCCGTTCGTGCCGAGCAGTACCGCCGATCGCGAGCGGATCGAGACTGATTTCGAGGGCTATATCGCGGGTGCCTTCAAAAGCAACGGGCCCATTTTCTCGTGCGTGGTCGCCAGGGAGATGGTCTTTTCCGAGGCCCGTTTCATGTGGCGCCAGTTCAACAACGGCCGCCCCGGTGATCTCTTCTCCAACGGCGCGCTGAACCTGCTCGAACGCCCCTGGCCGGGCGGCACGACCGGTGAGCTGCTCGCACGCATGGAGCAGGACGCCTCGCTGGCCGGAAACTCCTTCTGGACGCGCACGGACGATGCGGGCCGGTACGGCAACCGGGCAGGCGGTCCGGGGCTGCGGCTCGCGCGGCTGCGCCCCGACTGGGTGTCGATGGTGATCGGCAGTCATTCGGGGGACCTGTACGCGGCGGATGCACGCGTCATCGGCTACCTCTACGAGCCGCGCCTGTACGGACTCTCCAATGGCGGCTCACCACTGGCCGGTTCCGTGCTCCTGCTGCCGGACGAAGTCGCGCACTTCTCACCCATCCCCGATCCGGCAGCGCGCTTTCGCGGCATGAGCTGGCTGACGCCCGTGCTGCGCGAGATTGAGGCGGATACCGCGGCGACTGTTCATAAGAAAACATTCTTTGAGCACGCGGCCGTGCCGAACATGGTCGTCCGTTTCGACAAGGACGTCCAGAAGGAACAGTTCGACGCCTTTGTCGCAGCGTTCAAGGCCGGGCATCAGGGTGCGTTCAACGCGTACAAAACGCTCTTCCTTCAGGGCGGCGCCGACGTCACGTCACTGACCCACGACTTCCGGCAGCTCGACTTCACGAGCACCGTCGGCAAGGGCGAGGCGCGCATAGCGTCTGCCGCCGGGATTCCGCCGTCCTGGCTCGGCTTTTCCGAGGGCTTGCAGGGGTCGGCTCTCAATACCAACAACTTCGCAGCATCGAGACGCCGTTTCGCCGATGGCACCATGCGCCCGCTCTGGCGCATCGCAGCGGCAAGCCTCGAAGTGCTTTTCAGGCCCTCTGGCGCCAGTACGCACCTCTGGTACGACGACC from the Streptomyces venezuelae genome contains:
- a CDS encoding phage portal protein, which codes for MQPDFWSLDASPFVPSSTADRERIETDFEGYIAGAFKSNGPIFSCVVAREMVFSEARFMWRQFNNGRPGDLFSNGALNLLERPWPGGTTGELLARMEQDASLAGNSFWTRTDDAGRYGNRAGGPGLRLARLRPDWVSMVIGSHSGDLYAADARVIGYLYEPRLYGLSNGGSPLAGSVLLLPDEVAHFSPIPDPAARFRGMSWLTPVLREIEADTAATVHKKTFFEHAAVPNMVVRFDKDVQKEQFDAFVAAFKAGHQGAFNAYKTLFLQGGADVTSLTHDFRQLDFTSTVGKGEARIASAAGIPPSWLGFSEGLQGSALNTNNFAASRRRFADGTMRPLWRIAAASLEVLFRPSGASTHLWYDDRDIAFLREDSRDRADIMRVQANTLDALIKSGFEPDDAVRALVNEDIGLLIGHHTGLVSVQMQPPLDANAPPPVLSTGESDVIDDG